A region from the Pirellulaceae bacterium genome encodes:
- a CDS encoding tetratricopeptide repeat protein: MMRYRQGWKALNRLLHENRSFSGHERNCAFLNTRGENDELRFADVSAASGLDFADDGRALALTDWDFDGDLDIWVTNRTAPRIRLLKNNSSRENNFLAIKLQGDGQQTNRDAVGARVEVVLTGDNPLPLIKTLSAGDGFLSQSSSWLHFGLGDASKIRHVIVRWPGGTHQQYDNLEINQRYILDQKNGQATPWQAPTDRKQLVASAQVPLQSNSVARTVLPARRLLPTLRTAENEEPLNSTISRPTLISIWSATCSSCVEELAEYTRHAERLRQAGLDVIAVNLDNLEDDSEAAQRILKTIGFPFTTTSGSIELVRSLDVLKRAIFDRWQPLTVPASFLVDEKGFVGVLYQGPVQINQLLSDLQLLEIPANRLREFSSPFPGRWIMPPPSADPLQVTTRFIDEAMVTNGIDYLERHTKIAEEAQAASSDQAPGDLYYVLAILLRDQRQIKESLQAFRKAIAFRPDDFRFRSDFSTLLARIGQLDQAAEQALECLRINSQDISAQRKLAFIRMGQGNSSAAIERFRKVIEAQPNDVACWYNLANAYRSNGQFEQAVRSYRRTLKIQPQMTLAANNLAWVLATHPQKELRNGSEAVTWAERVCEQTNHTRPTFLDTLACAYAEIGEFEQAAATVAAAIRLQMANAPAGKAANMEARLNLFQQNQPFRDRLP, translated from the coding sequence ATGATGCGCTATCGTCAGGGTTGGAAAGCGTTGAATCGACTGCTCCATGAGAATCGTTCGTTCAGCGGTCATGAGCGAAATTGTGCTTTTCTGAATACCCGGGGTGAGAACGACGAACTCCGATTTGCCGATGTCTCGGCGGCCAGCGGTTTGGACTTTGCCGATGATGGTCGAGCACTGGCGCTTACCGACTGGGATTTTGACGGCGACCTTGACATCTGGGTCACCAATCGCACAGCACCCAGAATTCGACTGTTGAAAAATAACAGCTCCCGCGAAAACAACTTTCTTGCGATTAAACTGCAGGGCGATGGTCAGCAGACCAATCGTGACGCGGTTGGTGCACGAGTCGAGGTTGTGCTAACTGGCGACAACCCTCTACCCTTGATAAAGACTCTCTCGGCAGGTGACGGCTTCTTGTCGCAGTCCAGTAGCTGGCTGCATTTTGGACTTGGCGACGCAAGCAAGATTCGACATGTCATCGTTCGTTGGCCTGGCGGCACACACCAACAATACGACAACCTGGAAATCAATCAACGCTACATTCTAGATCAGAAAAATGGGCAAGCGACTCCTTGGCAGGCTCCCACGGATCGAAAACAACTCGTCGCTTCCGCCCAAGTACCCCTTCAATCAAATTCTGTAGCGAGAACCGTGCTGCCGGCGAGACGTCTACTACCCACGTTGCGAACTGCTGAAAATGAGGAACCACTCAACTCGACCATCTCTCGCCCCACGCTTATTTCGATTTGGTCGGCTACTTGCAGCTCATGTGTCGAGGAATTGGCAGAGTATACGCGGCACGCAGAGCGTTTGCGGCAAGCCGGCCTGGACGTGATCGCCGTCAATCTCGACAACCTGGAAGACGATTCAGAAGCTGCACAACGTATTTTGAAGACGATCGGTTTTCCTTTTACCACAACATCGGGAAGTATCGAATTAGTGCGCAGCCTTGACGTACTCAAACGCGCCATTTTTGATCGATGGCAACCGCTAACCGTGCCTGCCAGTTTTCTTGTTGACGAAAAGGGTTTCGTTGGTGTCTTGTATCAGGGACCCGTTCAAATCAATCAATTGCTTTCTGATTTGCAGTTGCTGGAAATTCCTGCCAATCGCCTGCGGGAATTCAGTTCGCCCTTTCCGGGTCGCTGGATTATGCCACCTCCCTCGGCCGATCCCCTCCAGGTAACGACACGCTTCATTGACGAAGCAATGGTGACGAATGGAATCGACTACCTGGAACGCCACACCAAAATCGCCGAGGAAGCGCAGGCCGCCTCAAGTGATCAAGCACCCGGGGATTTGTATTACGTGCTCGCGATCTTGCTGCGGGATCAGCGGCAAATCAAAGAATCTTTGCAGGCCTTTCGGAAGGCCATCGCTTTTCGACCCGATGATTTTCGTTTTCGTAGCGACTTTTCAACATTGCTGGCCAGAATTGGGCAACTCGATCAAGCCGCGGAACAAGCTTTGGAATGCTTGCGGATTAATTCGCAGGACATTTCCGCACAACGAAAATTAGCCTTTATTCGCATGGGCCAAGGTAATTCCTCGGCAGCCATCGAGCGATTCAGAAAAGTGATCGAAGCCCAACCGAATGATGTCGCCTGCTGGTATAACCTGGCAAACGCGTATCGTTCGAACGGACAATTCGAACAGGCAGTCCGCTCGTATCGACGCACCCTGAAAATCCAGCCTCAGATGACATTAGCAGCCAACAATTTGGCCTGGGTGCTGGCAACGCACCCCCAAAAAGAACTGCGGAACGGCTCAGAAGCGGTGACCTGGGCGGAGCGAGTTTGCGAACAAACCAATCACACGCGGCCCACCTTCCTCGACACGCTCGCCTGCGCCTACGCAGAAATTGGAGAATTTGAGCAGGCCGCTGCGACGGTGGCAGCGGCGATCCGCCTGCAAATGGCCAATGCTCCGGCGGGCAAAGCGGCAAATATGGAAGCTCGACTAAATCTCTTCCAACAAAATCAGCCCTTTCGGGACCGACTTCCCTGA